The following are encoded together in the Coprobacter tertius genome:
- a CDS encoding RagB/SusD family nutrient uptake outer membrane protein: MNIINIKKSFVAVLTVLLLSGCVDLNEDLTGQPTPDKFFQTLTDFDSFISGAYTPLVILYGTDVPYVAGAGAEDIFTPVVRWKGFEEADINDVGNPDEITNELWNAYYSSISSCNTMIQIIKGNTKFQPEQLNPIEGEALFLRAFNYFQLVRWFGEVPLLLEDNQQNAATEPQVSVSVLYDQIENDLKAAETMLPIKQNDVSRPTRWAAKALLAKVYLARAGFPLNETAYYAKARDKAWEVIENDKIYSLENKFFDLWLWENRMTNTEFIFTFYASSSNGTGGYVNRAVRPSDAVEGGWGDFTGDKRFLEKFPKGDESRVEGTFYLTLSDGTPWEKSYAAQPYVGKLRDGGSKSGGYYGQPTSDKADGFYCMLRYSDLLLIYAESANLAEGAPSERAYDAINKVRRRAGLTDLSGLTTTQFDHAVLDERNWELAFECNRWFDLCRRHILKETIKNYYPDTNIDDHNYLLPKPIAQLTIMTGVRQNPGY, encoded by the coding sequence AACGAAGATCTTACCGGACAACCGACTCCCGATAAGTTTTTTCAGACGCTGACCGATTTCGACAGTTTTATTTCGGGAGCATATACCCCTCTTGTTATTCTATACGGTACCGATGTCCCTTATGTCGCTGGCGCAGGTGCTGAGGATATTTTTACACCGGTAGTTCGCTGGAAAGGATTTGAAGAGGCCGATATAAACGATGTGGGTAACCCTGATGAAATAACGAATGAACTCTGGAATGCGTATTATTCGAGTATCAGTTCGTGTAACACGATGATACAGATAATTAAGGGAAATACAAAATTTCAGCCAGAGCAATTAAATCCCATCGAAGGAGAAGCTTTGTTTCTGAGAGCTTTCAATTATTTTCAACTGGTGCGATGGTTCGGAGAAGTTCCTTTGTTGCTCGAAGATAATCAGCAAAATGCGGCAACGGAACCGCAGGTTTCGGTATCGGTTCTGTATGATCAGATAGAAAATGACCTGAAAGCAGCGGAAACGATGTTGCCTATAAAACAAAATGATGTAAGCCGACCCACTCGTTGGGCGGCCAAGGCACTGCTGGCTAAGGTGTATCTCGCCAGAGCCGGTTTTCCTTTGAATGAAACGGCATATTACGCCAAAGCGCGGGATAAAGCCTGGGAAGTGATAGAAAACGATAAAATATATTCTTTGGAGAACAAATTTTTCGATTTATGGCTATGGGAAAATAGGATGACCAATACCGAATTTATATTTACATTTTATGCCAGTTCTTCTAATGGAACAGGTGGGTATGTAAACCGTGCCGTACGTCCGTCGGATGCGGTAGAAGGGGGTTGGGGCGATTTTACCGGTGACAAGCGTTTTCTCGAAAAATTTCCCAAGGGGGATGAAAGCAGAGTAGAAGGGACTTTTTATTTGACATTAAGTGACGGTACTCCCTGGGAAAAATCCTATGCCGCTCAACCCTATGTGGGTAAACTCAGGGATGGTGGAAGTAAAAGCGGGGGATATTACGGACAGCCTACATCGGATAAAGCCGACGGATTTTATTGTATGCTGCGTTACTCGGATTTATTATTGATATATGCCGAATCGGCTAACTTGGCCGAGGGAGCACCCTCGGAAAGAGCCTATGACGCTATAAACAAAGTTCGTAGACGAGCCGGTCTGACCGATTTGTCGGGGCTCACTACGACACAGTTCGATCATGCGGTGTTGGATGAGCGAAACTGGGAATTGGCTTTCGAATGCAATCGATGGTTCGATCTTTGCCGTCGTCATATCCTGAAAGAAACGATAAAAAATTATTATCCCGATACGAATATCGACGATCACAATTATCTTTTACCGAAACCTATCGCCCAGTTGACGATCATGACGGGCGTAAGACAGAATCCCGGATATTGA
- a CDS encoding DUF4091 domain-containing protein — protein MKLQLSTLGILFLLIFSSIACTDKKPENESDSLLPPDTPVTSVLKGSFESKFIRYEKGRKFAGQTSESLVTTVWNDTVWQNDRVHKQIVLWTEEKRYDNLTYEVSDLIGGKGSIPSSRVRLRFPSYITGDTEALTCGEYTVRHSAQIADALSESTVKTLTESDPVKIWVTIDIPPETVPGEYSGTLTVKSDGEEQQIFTIKLLVVNHCLPPVSEWSFHLDLWQFPFQLASLCMKDGKPIQPFSDEYFTLVKPYYELLADAGQSAITTYIKDGAFDKGQTMVKWTRNGNDTWSFDYTDFDRFVEKMMTWGITRQIDCFSLVGWDTSIGYFDASGAKKTLGLKVGSDEYNTVWTVFLDSFRSHLKNKGWFDKAVLYMDEIKEEEMRAVVSLITNHDKEWKIGLAGSDVSSDIENVLYDYSSLLGHDPETRTPVSTFYTSCAQSFPNNFVTLQTNPAEMAWMAWYAKAKGFDGYLRWAYDYWTKTDPKNIQDRSNASGDFNMIYRSGNTYNSTPVSSIRFELLREGIQDYEKMRILSDNRINPAVQKFVSTSGNNAMKLVMEAEYLLKKLSTGQ, from the coding sequence ATGAAACTACAATTATCTACCCTGGGTATTTTGTTTTTACTGATTTTTAGTTCGATTGCCTGCACAGATAAAAAGCCCGAGAACGAAAGTGACAGTCTTTTACCGCCCGATACGCCAGTGACATCTGTACTGAAAGGTTCCTTTGAAAGTAAATTTATACGTTATGAGAAGGGGCGTAAATTTGCCGGACAAACATCCGAATCGCTGGTAACGACGGTATGGAACGATACTGTTTGGCAAAACGACAGAGTACATAAACAGATTGTATTATGGACCGAGGAGAAGAGATACGACAATCTTACTTATGAGGTTTCTGATCTTATCGGCGGTAAGGGTAGCATACCGTCATCGAGGGTACGCCTTCGTTTCCCTTCATATATAACCGGAGATACCGAAGCGCTTACCTGCGGAGAATATACGGTGCGTCATTCGGCGCAGATTGCCGATGCCCTGTCTGAATCGACAGTAAAAACGCTCACCGAATCAGATCCAGTAAAGATATGGGTGACAATAGATATTCCCCCGGAAACCGTTCCCGGGGAATACTCTGGTACGCTTACCGTGAAGTCCGACGGTGAAGAGCAGCAGATATTCACGATTAAGTTACTGGTAGTAAACCACTGTTTACCGCCGGTTTCCGAATGGTCTTTCCATCTCGATCTGTGGCAATTTCCGTTTCAGTTGGCGAGCCTTTGTATGAAAGACGGTAAACCCATCCAGCCATTCTCTGATGAATATTTTACGCTGGTAAAACCTTATTACGAGTTGTTGGCCGATGCGGGACAGAGCGCCATAACCACTTATATTAAAGATGGCGCTTTCGATAAAGGACAGACTATGGTTAAATGGACCCGGAACGGAAATGATACTTGGAGTTTCGATTATACCGATTTCGATCGATTTGTAGAAAAAATGATGACATGGGGGATTACGCGGCAAATCGATTGTTTTTCTCTGGTGGGTTGGGATACTTCTATCGGGTATTTTGATGCTTCGGGTGCGAAAAAAACACTCGGGTTAAAAGTGGGAAGCGATGAGTATAATACGGTGTGGACAGTGTTTCTGGATTCTTTCAGATCGCATTTAAAAAACAAGGGCTGGTTCGATAAAGCGGTATTGTATATGGATGAAATCAAGGAGGAAGAAATGAGGGCTGTCGTTTCGCTTATTACGAATCATGATAAGGAATGGAAGATCGGATTAGCGGGTAGTGATGTCTCTTCGGATATAGAAAATGTTCTCTATGATTATAGCAGTTTATTGGGACATGATCCTGAAACGAGAACCCCGGTATCTACTTTTTATACCAGTTGTGCCCAAAGTTTTCCTAATAATTTTGTCACTCTTCAGACAAATCCCGCGGAAATGGCCTGGATGGCTTGGTATGCAAAAGCCAAAGGTTTTGACGGATATTTACGTTGGGCGTATGATTATTGGACTAAGACAGATCCTAAAAACATACAGGACCGGTCTAACGCATCCGGTGACTTTAATATGATATACCGTTCGGGAAATACATATAACAGTACTCCGGTATCGAGTATCCGTTTCGAATTGTTGCGGGAAGGAATACAGGATTATGAGAAAATGCGCATATTATCCGACAACCGTATAAATCCGGCTGTTCAGAAGTTTGTCTCTACCTCGGGAAATAATGCAATGAAGCTGGTTATGGAAGCCGAGTATTTGCTGAAAAAACTTTCGACCGGGCAATAA
- a CDS encoding beta-N-acetylhexosaminidase, which produces MCFFFPVKAVNPIDGFRILPLPQKIEIGEKGGLMGDELSHITVKGNFTVPVLGELLDRLPGKNGNGKGITLILTDSDTPVSAEGYVLEVGKKGVTISARAQAGLFYGCQTMEQLMEDSRDFGLLIPFMKITDYPAISYRAVHLDTKHHLDRTEYYYRMIDRLARYKINGIIWELEDKLRYSRRPEIGAPNAISKQEMQAICRYAKERHIDISPLVQGLGHAGFILKHHWELRENPASDWEFCPSDPRTYEVQFDLYRDALEAMPESKYLHVGGDEITAIGIDDRCKATGKSPFELQMVWLKKVCDFAVSHGRTPIFWDDMPLKYADLWGLITNDLSDEEVLKNWNTSRLDEAIKMFPQDCIYMRWQYGDPTGLAHRLLLDWYHKNGLRVMAATAASMGDTPFMPRNNSRAQYIRDFSELVAQNNLEGILSTAWDDGSPHLETVMRGFIAQAEYGWNPGGRTIEEFIDAHACREFGLSGKQMQFLSEMEKAAFFFDGALVTSGHRNPSWGVTTTFKLIDLPDITNPGEWSAKYKKLLDRAQEESVRYGMIVNGLNEARRNALRNRYTLEVYRQTSNLLNYPVRLLEALALYDKAPNTEGRQEALKTIGAVCDSFSVVKKDLENVYSQTRFMQNPDGYISDQNDHNHLAALTNNSDWIFLYEMPMVEKVKKWLDKMEIPVSVNRK; this is translated from the coding sequence ATGTGTTTTTTCTTTCCGGTTAAAGCAGTAAATCCGATCGACGGTTTCCGAATTTTACCTTTACCGCAGAAAATCGAGATCGGGGAAAAAGGCGGCTTGATGGGAGATGAATTATCGCATATTACTGTAAAGGGGAATTTTACTGTTCCGGTATTGGGAGAATTGTTAGATCGTTTACCCGGGAAAAATGGTAACGGTAAAGGTATAACGTTGATTCTAACCGACTCGGATACTCCAGTTTCTGCTGAAGGATATGTTCTGGAAGTTGGGAAAAAAGGAGTAACTATTTCTGCCAGAGCTCAGGCCGGTTTATTTTACGGATGTCAGACGATGGAACAATTGATGGAAGATAGCCGGGATTTCGGTTTATTGATTCCGTTTATGAAAATTACCGATTATCCGGCTATATCTTATCGGGCCGTACACCTCGATACGAAACATCATCTCGACCGGACTGAATATTACTACCGCATGATCGACCGGTTGGCCCGGTATAAGATAAACGGGATAATCTGGGAATTGGAAGATAAGCTGCGTTATTCACGACGCCCTGAGATAGGAGCTCCCAATGCGATCAGTAAACAAGAAATGCAGGCGATTTGCCGTTATGCGAAAGAAAGGCATATCGATATAAGCCCCCTGGTACAAGGTTTAGGACATGCGGGATTTATACTGAAACATCATTGGGAACTTCGGGAAAATCCGGCTAGCGATTGGGAATTTTGCCCCTCCGACCCGCGTACATACGAAGTTCAATTCGATCTTTACCGGGATGCTTTGGAGGCCATGCCCGAAAGTAAATATTTGCATGTCGGTGGAGATGAAATAACGGCTATAGGTATCGATGACCGTTGTAAAGCAACCGGAAAGAGTCCTTTCGAATTACAAATGGTATGGTTGAAAAAAGTTTGTGATTTTGCCGTATCTCACGGTCGTACCCCTATATTCTGGGACGATATGCCTTTGAAATACGCAGATTTATGGGGTTTAATCACAAACGATTTATCGGATGAAGAGGTGCTGAAGAATTGGAATACGAGTCGGCTGGATGAGGCGATAAAAATGTTCCCCCAAGATTGTATATATATGCGTTGGCAATATGGAGATCCTACCGGACTGGCACACCGGCTTTTATTAGATTGGTATCATAAAAACGGTCTTCGAGTAATGGCTGCGACAGCGGCTTCGATGGGAGATACTCCGTTTATGCCAAGAAATAATTCCAGGGCACAGTATATACGAGATTTTTCTGAACTGGTGGCGCAAAACAATCTGGAAGGTATTCTTTCGACTGCCTGGGACGATGGTTCTCCGCATTTGGAAACAGTTATGCGAGGATTTATAGCGCAGGCAGAATATGGTTGGAATCCCGGTGGACGTACGATAGAAGAATTTATAGATGCTCATGCTTGCCGGGAGTTCGGCTTGTCGGGAAAACAGATGCAGTTCTTATCCGAAATGGAGAAAGCCGCTTTTTTCTTCGATGGTGCCTTGGTAACTTCCGGGCATCGTAATCCGTCGTGGGGAGTGACGACAACATTTAAACTGATAGATTTACCCGACATAACAAATCCCGGCGAGTGGAGTGCGAAGTATAAAAAGCTTTTAGATAGGGCACAAGAGGAATCGGTTCGTTATGGTATGATTGTAAACGGGTTGAATGAGGCCCGACGAAATGCATTACGTAATCGTTATACGTTGGAAGTGTACCGGCAAACCAGCAATTTACTGAATTATCCCGTACGATTATTAGAGGCTTTGGCTTTATATGACAAAGCCCCGAATACAGAGGGCAGGCAAGAGGCTCTTAAAACAATAGGAGCTGTTTGCGATTCGTTTTCGGTAGTAAAAAAAGATTTGGAAAATGTATATTCACAAACCCGGTTTATGCAGAATCCGGATGGATATATTTCAGATCAGAATGATCATAATCATTTGGCGGCTTTGACAAATAATAGCGATTGGATTTTTTTATATGAAATGCCGATGGTAGAAAAGGTAAAAAAGTGGTTAGATAAAATGGAAATTCCGGTATCAGTTAATCGGAAATGA
- a CDS encoding sulfatase family protein — protein MIIRLSQTVLFSAATIISLGACSQTKKFKKYEQPNVIYIFPDQFRNQALGFWRENGFRDKINYTPDPVITPNLNKFAKESVVLTSAMSNCPLSSPHRGMLLTGMYPNKSGVPLNCNADRPISNLRSDVECISDVFSHNGYDCAYIGKLHVDHPTPNNPQNPGTYVEDKIPAWDAYTPPSRRHGFNYWYSYGTYDVHKTPHYWDTAGKRHEIKEWSPQHEADKAIEYLKNTHHVRDPKKPFFMMIGMNPPHSPYRSIDDCMPEDYDLYKDTPVKKLLVRDNANPQMEKAANVPFYFASVSGVDREFGRILQTLKDLGLDKNTIVIFASDHGETMCSQNTDDPKNSPYSEAMNIPFIVRYPDKLKPRVESDLLLSSPDIMPTVLGLAGLGNKVPKNVQGTDFSSLFLDENSMIKRPEGILYIQNLDGDKDKTGNVISYFPSARGIKTQEYTLAIFINREKKINKILFFNDLKDPYQMSNLPVEANGKIFKELCNKMGKLLKDIDDPWYQEKILNDIIQY, from the coding sequence ATGATAATACGATTAAGCCAGACGGTATTATTTTCTGCCGCAACAATTATTTCATTAGGAGCATGTAGCCAAACCAAAAAGTTTAAAAAATACGAACAGCCTAATGTCATATACATTTTCCCCGACCAGTTCAGAAACCAGGCATTAGGATTCTGGCGTGAAAACGGATTCAGAGATAAAATAAATTATACTCCAGATCCAGTTATCACTCCCAATCTGAATAAATTCGCAAAAGAATCGGTAGTTCTTACTTCGGCCATGAGCAACTGCCCGTTGAGTAGCCCCCATCGCGGAATGTTGCTTACAGGAATGTATCCCAACAAAAGTGGAGTACCACTTAACTGCAATGCCGACAGACCGATCAGCAATTTAAGATCCGACGTAGAATGTATCAGCGATGTTTTCAGCCATAACGGATATGATTGTGCCTATATCGGAAAATTACATGTAGATCACCCTACTCCTAATAATCCTCAAAACCCGGGAACATACGTAGAAGATAAAATTCCCGCTTGGGATGCCTATACCCCTCCTTCGAGACGACACGGATTTAATTACTGGTATTCATACGGAACTTACGATGTACATAAAACGCCCCATTATTGGGATACAGCCGGTAAAAGACATGAAATAAAAGAGTGGTCACCCCAACACGAAGCCGATAAAGCTATCGAATATCTTAAAAATACTCATCATGTCAGAGATCCTAAAAAACCGTTTTTTATGATGATAGGAATGAATCCGCCTCACAGCCCTTATCGTTCGATCGATGACTGTATGCCCGAAGATTATGATTTATACAAAGACACGCCTGTTAAAAAATTATTAGTACGCGATAATGCCAATCCCCAAATGGAGAAAGCCGCTAATGTACCCTTTTATTTCGCTTCGGTTTCCGGAGTCGACCGGGAGTTCGGTCGTATCCTGCAAACACTAAAAGATCTCGGCCTCGATAAAAATACAATTGTTATTTTCGCTTCTGATCATGGAGAAACCATGTGCAGCCAGAATACCGACGACCCAAAAAATTCCCCCTATTCCGAAGCAATGAATATTCCTTTTATCGTACGATATCCCGATAAACTGAAACCGCGCGTCGAAAGCGATTTGTTATTATCATCTCCCGATATCATGCCTACAGTATTAGGACTCGCGGGCTTAGGAAACAAGGTTCCCAAAAACGTACAGGGTACCGATTTCTCGTCGTTATTTTTAGATGAAAACTCAATGATAAAACGACCTGAAGGGATATTATACATACAAAATCTCGACGGTGACAAAGACAAAACGGGCAATGTAATTTCTTACTTCCCGTCGGCCCGGGGAATTAAAACTCAGGAGTATACTTTGGCTATTTTTATAAACCGAGAAAAAAAAATAAATAAGATTCTCTTCTTTAACGACCTGAAAGATCCTTATCAGATGAGTAATTTACCGGTAGAGGCAAATGGAAAAATTTTTAAAGAGCTGTGTAATAAAATGGGTAAACTACTTAAAGATATAGACGATCCTTGGTATCAAGAAAAAATTCTGAACGACATCATTCAATATTGA
- a CDS encoding chondroitinase family polysaccharide lyase: MKFNCILIFLLIVLSTVESNAQIKEFTHPEILSFETSTLPAKPGKGSEITISNLHYKHLAHSLQWRWNQPNSIIEIDQPIKYLSKNPNPNETSVSTFVFWVYNPRNLPGGKIRFEFLKKGKICSYFDYGTDFSGWRGAWIAFDRDMQGKPEEGMDCLRIIAPDIENGELFFDHIILSSFQDIRHHTASFEAPYVNPSTTSHWLILLKSWQNRFDIPVKATISPEEQKSIKTVEQRLHELLLPNKKIGFDKLIKQYNAYNITQNPDGTVKGVPVFFERFGETYNHLGGINYAKIYDNPMGLRKFNTLLYNIAITYNNSDDIHEKNKLEHMYIMLIRHMLDQGFQAGSALGTLHHLGYSMRNFYPAAFLMKNVLKNAGLDIQVQQAMEWFAGTGEVKLKPRKPGMDIDAFNTSLIGRLSSILMMNDSPEKVSYLYSISRWINNGLLPSDGTEGCFKIDGTIFHHRHNYPAYAVGGLDGAVNSVWLLHKTMFSISPESHEQLKFSLLTMRKYCNLLSWPLSLSGRHPDGKGHIFPWHYGRLAIVGSPDGKYKIDPELAAAYLRLLYHKKGEYSDELSREGFKAEPAPEGNWSLNYSCLAVHRRGEWLATAMGFSRYLWSTEGYIGANCFGRYLNHGNLQILGTGNPIDIFQSGFNQKGWDWNHIPGTTAAVLPMEKLKADVRQVDSVSGYEEMLLSDESFAGSVSNGNRNGVFGMKLHENDKYNGSLHARKSYFFFDNRIIALGTGIKSVLRNAPVHTTLFQVYLADKNIPIHVNGKKITNFPYHKRLKEKSTVLCDSKNNYYFVYNADIIIHKDLQHSLDEETCLPTQNNFAMAAINHGNSPENENYRYMVLIQPNEKELSEYIRNKDSQDTMPYTVLQQNDNAHIVTDKITKTTGYVLFESGIINKADIISTNHPCLAMTKSISDNELILSVCDPDLKFYDGPADEIYDKNGKTIERSIYSRKWINNPSGISTIEVTIKGIWEISGNSEDVHIKTHQKDNTVFEISCQNGLTREVKLMRKELNDN; encoded by the coding sequence ATGAAATTCAATTGCATCCTTATATTTTTATTAATTGTTCTTTCAACAGTTGAAAGCAATGCGCAAATAAAAGAATTTACTCACCCCGAGATTCTTTCTTTCGAGACCTCGACCCTTCCTGCCAAACCCGGCAAAGGATCGGAAATTACAATAAGTAACCTTCATTATAAACACCTGGCACACAGTTTACAATGGAGGTGGAATCAACCTAATTCAATAATAGAAATCGATCAGCCTATAAAATATTTATCTAAAAATCCGAATCCGAACGAAACTTCGGTATCCACTTTTGTCTTCTGGGTATATAACCCCCGGAATCTTCCAGGAGGAAAAATACGCTTCGAATTTCTCAAAAAAGGCAAAATATGCTCATATTTCGACTACGGGACTGACTTTTCGGGATGGAGAGGAGCCTGGATCGCCTTCGACCGGGATATGCAGGGAAAACCCGAGGAAGGAATGGACTGTCTTCGCATTATCGCTCCCGATATCGAAAACGGTGAGTTATTTTTCGATCATATAATTTTATCTTCCTTTCAGGACATACGACATCATACGGCAAGCTTCGAAGCTCCATATGTAAACCCTTCGACCACTTCTCACTGGCTTATTCTACTGAAATCATGGCAAAATCGATTCGATATTCCGGTGAAAGCAACGATAAGCCCGGAAGAACAAAAAAGCATAAAAACCGTGGAACAACGCCTTCACGAGTTATTATTACCGAATAAAAAAATCGGGTTCGATAAACTGATCAAGCAATATAATGCTTACAATATCACCCAAAATCCCGATGGGACCGTAAAAGGAGTACCCGTATTTTTTGAGCGTTTCGGAGAAACTTACAATCACCTCGGAGGGATCAACTATGCAAAAATATACGATAACCCGATGGGGCTACGTAAATTTAATACACTCCTATATAACATAGCGATTACCTATAATAACAGCGATGACATTCACGAGAAAAATAAGCTGGAACATATGTACATCATGTTAATAAGACATATGCTCGATCAGGGCTTTCAAGCTGGTAGCGCATTGGGAACATTACATCACTTGGGATACAGTATGCGTAATTTTTATCCGGCCGCCTTCTTGATGAAAAATGTGCTTAAAAACGCCGGGCTCGATATACAAGTACAACAAGCCATGGAATGGTTTGCCGGAACAGGAGAAGTAAAATTAAAACCTCGTAAACCGGGGATGGATATCGATGCTTTTAACACCAGTCTTATCGGCAGGCTTTCCAGTATACTAATGATGAATGACAGCCCCGAAAAAGTATCTTACCTGTATTCGATATCTCGTTGGATAAATAACGGATTACTCCCCTCTGACGGAACAGAAGGCTGTTTTAAAATCGATGGTACAATTTTCCACCACCGGCATAACTATCCGGCATACGCAGTAGGTGGATTAGACGGAGCGGTAAACTCAGTATGGCTCTTACACAAAACTATGTTTTCTATTTCTCCCGAAAGCCATGAGCAACTCAAATTTTCATTGCTTACCATGCGTAAATACTGTAATTTACTGAGTTGGCCTTTATCACTTTCGGGACGACACCCCGATGGAAAAGGTCATATTTTTCCCTGGCACTACGGCCGGTTAGCTATCGTGGGAAGTCCTGACGGAAAATATAAAATCGACCCGGAACTAGCCGCAGCTTATCTGAGATTACTTTATCATAAAAAAGGAGAATACTCTGATGAATTGTCACGTGAAGGATTCAAGGCAGAACCGGCTCCGGAAGGTAACTGGAGCCTCAATTATTCTTGTCTTGCCGTACATCGGCGGGGTGAATGGCTGGCGACAGCCATGGGTTTCAGCCGTTATCTCTGGTCGACAGAAGGATATATTGGAGCCAATTGTTTCGGACGCTATTTGAATCACGGTAATCTCCAGATACTCGGAACCGGCAACCCAATCGATATATTTCAATCGGGATTCAATCAGAAAGGTTGGGACTGGAATCACATTCCCGGAACAACAGCCGCCGTTTTACCCATGGAAAAACTGAAAGCCGATGTAAGACAAGTCGACAGTGTATCGGGATATGAGGAAATGTTGCTCTCGGATGAATCGTTTGCAGGTTCGGTATCGAACGGCAACAGAAACGGAGTTTTCGGAATGAAACTACATGAAAACGACAAATATAACGGTTCGTTACATGCGCGTAAATCTTATTTCTTTTTCGACAACCGAATCATCGCTTTGGGTACGGGTATAAAAAGCGTACTAAGAAACGCTCCAGTACATACGACATTATTCCAGGTTTACTTAGCCGATAAAAATATACCTATACATGTTAACGGAAAAAAAATAACCAATTTCCCCTATCATAAACGATTAAAAGAAAAATCGACGGTTCTTTGCGATAGTAAGAATAATTATTATTTCGTCTATAATGCAGATATTATCATTCACAAAGATCTGCAACACTCTCTCGATGAGGAAACTTGCCTACCTACACAAAATAATTTCGCGATGGCGGCAATTAATCATGGAAATTCGCCTGAAAACGAAAATTACCGCTACATGGTACTCATACAACCAAATGAAAAAGAGTTGTCAGAATATATTCGAAACAAAGATTCTCAAGACACAATGCCCTATACCGTTTTACAACAAAACGACAATGCCCATATCGTAACGGATAAAATTACAAAAACGACCGGATATGTACTTTTCGAAAGCGGAATAATAAACAAAGCCGATATTATCTCGACAAACCATCCTTGTCTGGCTATGACTAAAAGTATTAGCGATAACGAACTCATATTGAGTGTATGTGATCCCGACCTGAAGTTTTATGACGGCCCGGCAGACGAAATTTACGATAAAAACGGAAAAACCATCGAACGCAGCATATATTCCCGCAAATGGATAAATAACCCGTCGGGTATTTCTACCATTGAAGTCACGATAAAAGGAATATGGGAAATTTCAGGAAATTCGGAAGATGTTCATATTAAAACACACCAAAAGGATAATACCGTTTTCGAAATCAGCTGCCAAAACGGACTTACACGCGAAGTAAAACTAATGCGCAAAGAATTAAACGATAATTAA
- a CDS encoding glycoside hydrolase family 88 protein, with protein MKTTLFYMFLLCSVLFTGCNSKTKSDNALVKHDIDIASQQMERQVQIINDSGKILNPRTVYNGKIEYVPNDDWTSGFFAGSLWYMYELTGNKKWEKYGIKFTEALDSIKYLKWHHDIGFMIYCSYGNAYRITKNPTYKDVIIEAARSLSTRFRAIPGVIQSWDENRGWQSKKGWSCPVIIDNMMNLELLFEATRLSGDSTFYKIAVSHADVTLANHFRKDHSCYHVIDYDKKTGAVLHKQTAQGYSDESSWARGQAWALYGYTVCYRETRNKAYLEQADKIYNFLFENKNMPADLIPYWDFDAPNIPNEPRDASAAAVIASALYELSGYGKPEYKDTADKIIRSLSSPAYLAIVGTNGNFILMHSVGSIPHHSEIDVPLNYADYYFLEALTRKKIIDKM; from the coding sequence ATGAAAACGACATTATTTTATATGTTCCTTCTCTGTTCCGTTCTTTTTACCGGCTGTAACTCAAAAACAAAATCCGATAATGCTCTGGTAAAACACGACATCGATATAGCCTCCCAACAAATGGAAAGACAGGTACAGATTATAAATGACTCGGGGAAAATACTTAATCCGCGTACAGTATACAACGGCAAAATAGAGTATGTTCCGAACGATGACTGGACAAGCGGTTTTTTCGCAGGTTCATTATGGTATATGTACGAACTGACCGGAAATAAAAAATGGGAAAAATACGGTATAAAATTTACCGAAGCTCTCGATTCGATAAAATATCTCAAATGGCATCACGATATAGGATTTATGATTTATTGCAGTTATGGAAACGCCTATCGTATCACTAAAAATCCGACTTATAAAGACGTTATCATCGAAGCAGCTCGCTCATTATCCACACGCTTCCGGGCCATTCCCGGAGTAATACAATCCTGGGATGAAAATCGAGGATGGCAAAGTAAAAAAGGATGGTCATGTCCGGTAATCATAGATAATATGATGAATCTCGAATTGTTATTTGAAGCCACTCGGCTGAGCGGAGACTCTACATTTTATAAAATAGCAGTAAGCCATGCCGATGTTACATTGGCAAATCATTTTCGAAAAGACCATAGTTGTTATCACGTAATCGATTATGATAAAAAAACAGGGGCTGTACTCCATAAACAAACGGCACAGGGATATTCCGACGAATCCTCCTGGGCTCGCGGCCAGGCTTGGGCTCTGTATGGTTATACCGTATGCTACCGGGAAACCCGAAATAAAGCCTATCTCGAGCAGGCCGACAAAATTTACAATTTCCTATTCGAAAATAAAAATATGCCTGCCGACTTAATACCTTATTGGGATTTCGACGCACCGAATATTCCCAATGAACCCAGAGACGCATCGGCAGCCGCTGTAATCGCCTCGGCTCTATACGAATTGAGCGGTTACGGAAAACCTGAGTATAAAGATACCGCCGATAAAATCATAAGATCTCTTTCGAGCCCGGCATACCTCGCTATCGTAGGAACCAATGGCAATTTTATTCTTATGCATTCGGTCGGAAGCATTCCTCATCATTCCGAAATAGATGTTCCTCTAAACTATGCCGATTATTATTTTCTCGAGGCTTTAACACGTAAAAAAATAATCGATAAAATGTAA